GCTCTGCCATCGTGGGCAGGACTCCCAAAATCTTCAGGTCTGGGTTGAGCCGCTTTTGGACACTCTGAATGGTTTCTAGGAGGGCAGCCAAGCCCTTAAGGGCAAAGAACTGACACTGCACAGGGATTAAAACAGCATCCGCTGCCGCCAGCGCATTCACAGTTAGTAGCCCTAAGCTCGGTGGGCAGTCAATCAAGATGTGGTCGAACTGGCTTTCGATCGGCTCCAGCACTTCCTTCAATAAAAAGAAGTTACCGATCTTAGTCATCAATTCTGGCTCAGCACTGGCAAGAGAGATATCTGACGGCAACAGGGTCAAGCCCGATCGCGTAGGAATCAGTACTTCCTTTGCAGGAGAACGTTCTGTGATCACGTTATAGGTGGTGAGCTGACCTTCTGCCACTTCAACCCCCAATCCGGTTGTCAGGTTTCCTTGGGGATCAAGATCGATCGCTAGGCAAGAGCAGCTTTTAATCAGCACTCCTCCTAGGCAAATCACAGAAGTCGTTTTCGCTACGCCCCCTTTTTGGTTAGCGACAGCAATTTTCATTAAGCCATGCCTCCAACTTGTCTACAGGTTAGCAACCTATAAATACAGCAAGTCAAGCTGTATAGCAAGTCAGCTTTATGTAAGTATGACAAGTTGGCAAGTTGGGAATAAAACAAGTTAACAAGTCAAATGAATGGGGCTACCCTGCTTATGGGCTTAGTTTTACCTCATCTTATGTAAC
The sequence above is a segment of the Trichocoleus sp. genome. Coding sequences within it:
- a CDS encoding AAA family ATPase codes for the protein MKIAVANQKGGVAKTTSVICLGGVLIKSCSCLAIDLDPQGNLTTGLGVEVAEGQLTTYNVITERSPAKEVLIPTRSGLTLLPSDISLASAEPELMTKIGNFFLLKEVLEPIESQFDHILIDCPPSLGLLTVNALAAADAVLIPVQCQFFALKGLAALLETIQSVQKRLNPDLKILGVLPTMAERNTIMTQDVLTSLKSRLKDIPVFDPVPKSVKFPESNVAGEPIHIYADDSKLVKPYQTIATTITGVQSNGTKTRKVKR